One region of Eupeodes corollae chromosome 1, idEupCoro1.1, whole genome shotgun sequence genomic DNA includes:
- the LOC129942296 gene encoding tigger transposable element-derived protein 6-like, with translation MSGRKYTSLSIKQKLNILKESQEKSKTELCSKYKCSLSTLNRVIRNVEQIKNKSRNFSQSRKREPIGSCKKVEEALLTWFGQMRSKGAAVSCNIVMEKAKQFAVMLDEDFSPNAGWLWRWQKRNRIVFKRMQGEMSSADFEGAESFRSLIPTLVQNYAACDIFNADESGLFYKALPTSTLTQRGSNVHGFKSSKDRLTLLFICNATGDYKKIIVIGKTKKPRCFKNKSVPLEYYSNRKAWMTQDIWTQILFSLDEEMIKQQRKIILFVDNAACHKKLDNLKNINLQFLPPNATSIIQPLDQGIIHCFKAYYRQNIIRKQIAAFEAGKTIEEFSKSLTFLQAMHISKYCLWLMTPSTVRNCFRKVTF, from the exons atgagtGGACGAAAGTACACAAGTTTgtcgataaaacaaaaattaaacattttaaaagaatcacaagaaaaaagtaaaaccgAGTTGTGCTCAAAGTACAAATGTTCTCTAAGCACCTTAAATAGAGTGATTCGCAAtgttgaacaaattaaaaacaaatcaagaaatttttcacaatCACGCAAACGTGAACCAATCGGTTCGTGCAAAAAGGTTGAGGAAGCTCTTTTGACTTGGTTCGGTCAAATGAGATCCAAAGGTGCGGCCGTTTCTTGCAACATTGTGATGGAGAAGGCAAAACAATTTGCGGTAATGTTAGATGAGGACTTTTCTCCAAATGCAG GGTGGCTATGGCGATGGCAGAAGCGAAATAGAATAGTTTTTAAACGAATGCAAGGTGAAATGTCTTCTGCAGATTTTGAAGGTGCTGAAAGCTTCCGAAGTTTGATTCCTACTTTAGTACAAAATTACGCTGCCTGTGATATTTTCAACGCAGATGAATCCGGTCTTTTTTATAAAGCTTTGCCAACATCAACTTTAACACAAAGAGGAAGCAACGTTCATGGTTTTAAATCATCAAAGGATCGTCTTACTCTGCTTTTCATTTGCAATGCAACGGGcgactataaaaaaataattgtcattgGAAAGACCAAAAAACcaagatgttttaaaaataaatctgtgCCCTTGGAATATTATTCTAATAGAAAAGCCTGGATGACACAAGATATTTGGACACAAATTCTGTTTTCACTCGATGAAGAAATGATTAAACAGCAGCGCAAAATAATACTTTTCGTGGATAATGCTGCCTGCCATAAGAAgttagacaatttaaaaaatattaaccttCAATTCTTACCTCCCAATGCAACGTCTATCATTCAGCCTCTTGATCAAGGAATTATTCATTGCTTTAAGGCGTACTATCGCcaaaatattataagaaaacaaattgcagCTTTCGAGGCAGGGAAAACTATTGAAgagttttcaaaatcattaacaTTTTTGCAAGCAATGCATATAAGCAAATATTGTTTGTGGCTTATGACCCCGTCTACTGTGAGAAACTGTTTTAGAAAGGtaactttttaa
- the LOC129946421 gene encoding zinc finger BED domain-containing protein 4-like — MRESDQDATYKVPPKKRKPVCPIRSKHTSSSSSCLSSSSSGSSSDTSDTDSIDEQNKTQESIIQVTEEKELEQPNMDEPAATEVSLNKEIGEQEEKKKGRKRKRNQESWKQNVAKTQRNAGKSYITKRNEVIKPRSVQPPCGDKCRLKCTEKINADQRQAMFDAYWKLGLVDAQRSFIMSCMTNITPKYKYTNAQNPRNCNQAFHFVVEGKSVRVCKLFFIKTLDISDRVIRTVKSKIDDHGILTQDLRGQHSNHVRIDEQLLTDIKQFIDTIPRIESHYIRQYSTREYIDEKINVIYVCSRDATNSELAEYRIPNIRQRCRPKRRIFGRRIFRAKYMLGGAPTTSLKNHLKTKHADQYAALINVPSTSGSNMGGTSTSTDAKMPTEPGTSRSKDRQLTLKETSERKLLWDINDPKSIKYHYLIGEMIALDNAPLSLVERVGFQRLMANALPHYKVPGRTYMTEKIVPDIYNRICAKIEASISQAAALSVTSDIWTCQHNNESFLSFTAHWISPEFILEHGVLAMKSFPGSHSGINIAKELNAITERWNIPQSKLHLLVHDSGSNMIKGVRDAGYDSGRCFIHSLQRAIDQSLQSQPEVQQMIAAARRIVTHFNHSGLAEQKLKSIQEELNLPNHQLVQDVSTRWNSTYYLMERLLEQKRVVSLYITDHETLINLTHAQWELLEQCIKLLKPFEEITKITSSGISCISEVIPHSVTLLKYLGKVETAEKVPNLVTMRSSLQAELERRFSFDDKNKYLVATFLDPRFKSFLGLVQTERAKQKILLEALKKSCDEPSSTDDDSSPARKKRNLNENDKTVENVEIHDSFWNCFEEVATDNMRNAYDVEDVEKNAVANELDFYLKTVRLDRKADPYKWWSANEKQYPNLSKFAKVYLSSPGSSVYSERLFSEAGNVYDEKRNRLLPKNAEKLVFINHNLPLINFNY, encoded by the exons ATGAGAGAAAGTGATCAAGATGCAACATACAAAGTTCCACCTAAAAAGCGAAAACCAGTATGTCCAATCCGATCAAAACACACCAGTAGTTCTTCGTCTTGTTTATCGTCATCATCTTCAGGATCTTCCAGTGATACTTCCGATACAGACTCTATTGATGAACAGAACAAAACACAAGAGAGCATAATTCAAGTAACGGAAGAAAAAGAGTTAGAGCAACCAAACATGGATGAACCTGCAGCAACAGAAGTTTCGCTTAATAAAGAAATCGGAGAAcaagaagaaaagaagaagGGAAGAAAACGTAAACGAAATCAAGAAAGCTGGAAACAGAATGTAGCTAAGACTCAGAGAAATGCTGGAAAATCATACATTACCAAGAGAAATGAAGTCATCAAACCTCGTTCTGTGCAACCACCCTGTGGTGATAAATGTAGGCTGAAATGCACTGAAAAGATAAATGCAGATCAAAGACAAGCCATGTTTGATGCGTATTGGAAACTTGGCCTTGTTGATGCTCAAAGATCGTTTATTATGTCTTGTATGACCAATATAActccaaaatataaatatacaaatgcTCAGAATCCAAGAAATTGCAATCAAGCATTCCATTTCGTAGTTGAAGGAAAATCGGTACGAGtctgtaaattattttttattaaaaccttgGATATTTCTGATCGTGTTATACGGACTGTTAAAAGCAAAATAGACGACCATGGAATTCTAACACAAGATCTGAGAGGACAGCACAGCAACCATGTGAGAATTGATGAACAACTTTTAACCGATATTAAACAGTTCATAGACACAATACCAAGAATTGAATCCCATTACATTAGACAATATTCTACTCGTGAATACATTGATG AAAAGATCAATGTGATTTATGTGTGCAGTAGAGATGCCACGAATAGTGAATTGGCCGAATACCGAATACCGAATATTCGGCAACGCTGTCGGCCGAAGCGCCGAATATTCGGCCGCCGAATATTCCGCGCGAAGTACATGCTTGGCGGGGCGC ctACAACCTCTTTAAAAAACCATCTTAAAACCAAACATGCTGACCAATACGCTGCTTTAATTAATGTTCCATCGACAAGTGGCAGCAACATGGGCGGTACTTCTACTTCTACCGATGCCAAGATGCCAACAGAACCTGGAACGTCCAGATCAAAAGATCGGCAGCTCACCCTGAAGGAAACATCAGAAAGGAAATTGCTCTGGGACATTAATGATccgaaatcaataaaatatcatTACTTGATTGGCGAAATGATTGCTTTGGACAACGCACCATTGTCACTTGTGGAACGAGTTGGATTTCAGAGACTTATGGCAAATGCTTTGCCCCATTATAAAGTACCTGGTCGCACTTACATGACCGAGAAAATTGTTCCGGATATATACAACAGAATTTGTGCTAAAATAGAAGCCAGTATTTCACAGGCAGCAGCATTATCAGTGACATCTGATATATGGACATGCCAGCACAATAACGAGAGCTTTCTGAGCTTCACTGCGCACTGGATATCTCCGGAGTTCATTCTGGAACATGGCGTTTTAGCTATGAAATCATTTCCTGGCTCACATTCTGGTATCAATATTGCAAAAGAACTCAATGCTATTACAGAAAGATGGAATATTCCTCAATCCAAGCTCCATTTACTTGTCCATGATAGTGGCTCTAATATGATAAAAGGTGTGCGGGATGCAGGATATGATTCAGGCAGGTGCTTTATTCATTCACTACAACGAGCTATAGATCAGTCGCTACAATCTCAACCAGAAGTACAACAGATGATAGCTGCTGCGAGACGAATTGTTACCCATTTTAATCATTCTGGCTTAGCAGAGCAGAAACTTAAATCTATTCAAGAAGAACTTAACTTGCCAAACCACCAACTAGTACAAGATGTGAGCACACGCTGGAATTCTACGTATTATTTAATGGAGCGATTATTAGAACAAAAGCGAGTTGTTTCCTTGTACATAACAGATCATGAAACTTTAATAAATCTGACACATGCTCAATGGGAACTATTGGAACAATGTATCAAACTCCTCAAACCATTcgaagaaataacaaaaataactaGCTCAGGTATCTCTTGCATCTCTGAAGTAATTCCACATTCagtaactttattaaaatatctgGGAAAGGTAGAGACAGCCGAGAAAGTACCTAATTTAGTCACGATGAGATCCTCACTGCAGGCCGAGCTAGAAAGGCGATTCAGCTTCgatgataaaaacaaatatctggTTGCTACTTTTCTGGATCCTCGCTTTAAAAGTTTTCTAGGATTGGTTCAAACAGaaagagcaaaacaaaaaattcttctagaagctctaaaaaaaagttgtgatGAACCAAGTAGTACCGATGACGATTCTTCTCCAGCGCGTAAGAAAAGAAActtgaatgaaaatgataagactgttgaaaatgttgaaatacaCGACAGTTTCTGGAACTGCTTTGAAGAAGTCGCTACAGATAATATGCGAAATGCTTATGATGTGGAGGACGTGGAGAAGAATGCTGTGGCAAAcgagttggatttttatttgaaaacagttCGCCTAGATCGGAAGGCCGATCCTTACAAGTGGTGGTCAGCAAACGAAAAACAATACCCAAACCTTTCGAAATTTGCTAAAGTTTATCTTTCTTCGCCTGGAAGTAGCGTTTATAGTGAGAGGTTATTTTCCGAGGCTGGTAACGTTTACGATGAAAAGCGCAATCGTTTGCTACCAAAAAATGCTGAAAAGCTAGTTTTTATTAATCACAACTTACCACTGATTAATTTTAACTACTAA
- the LOC129942297 gene encoding uncharacterized protein LOC129942297 — translation MPFSPSGIAVGSKRRSLKDSPLKILNTTERHPEGEYTTNFRITRSRFAYLEVLVFLEPEGNNPVLDSESNAEEIIRSIKFDNLTAEEFDRYWQDCTNYRLNKIQACSSTAEALEKWPYYKKPLGFRLIDMDFKVLHANACSLLDNWEAQRTKIALFLTKDQNLKDRRLVQLLKEWMSDKLDDSKIFSFLFYLRNTIGQVLHLEKN, via the exons ATGCCGTTTTCACCCTCAGGGATAGCCGTAGGATCGAAAAGGAGATCGTTGAAAGATTCCCCACTGAAAATCTT GAATACTACCGAACGTCATCCAGAGGGCGAATATACAACAAATTTTCGAATAACAAGAAGTCGTTTCGCCTATCTGGAAGTCCTTGTTTTTTTAGAACCGGAAGGAAACAATCCAGTACTTg atTCTGAATCAAACGCAGAGGAAATAATTAGATCAATCAAGTTCGATAACCTGACAGCGGAAGAGTTTGATCGGTATTGGCAGGATTGCACAAACTACCGTCTTAATAAAATACAAGCTTGTAGTTCAACGGCTGAGGCCTTAGAAAAGTGGCCATATTATAAAAAGCCTCTTGGTTTTCGACTG atTGATATGGACTTTAAAGTTCTTCACGCAAATGCGTGTTCACTGTTGGACAACTGGGAAGCACAAAGAACAAAGATtgctttgtttttaacaaagGATCAAAACTTAAAGGACAGGCGATTGGTTCAACTTCTTAAGGAATGGATGAGTGACAAGTTAGATGACAGTAAAATCTTTTCCTTccttttttacttgcgaaataCAATTGGGCAAGTTctgcatttagaaaaaaattga